GGGACACCGATATATTGAGGTGTTCAAGTCACACAGAACCGAGATGGATTGGGTGTTGAAGCACAGTGGTCCAGACAGCGCCGACAGTGCCAATGATGGCTTTGTGAGGCTTCGGGGACTCCCGTTTGGATGCACAAAGGAAGAAATTGTTCAGTTCTTCTCAGGGTTGGAAATCGTGCCAAACGGGATCACATTACCTGTGGACCCGGAGGGCAAGATTACAGGGGAGGCCTTCGTTCAGTTTGCATcacaagagttagctgagaaagcTCTAGGGAAGCACAAGGAGAGAATAGGGCACAGGTACATCGAGGTGTTCAAGAGCAGTcaggaggaagttaggtcatACTCAGATCCACCTCTGAAGTTCATGTCTGTGCAGAGGCCTGGGCCCTATGACCGGCCTGGCACAGCCCAGAGATACATTGGCATTGTAAAACAGGCAGGCTTGGATaggatgaggtctggtgcctatAGTGCAGACTATGGGGGCTATGAAGAATACAGTGGCCTCAGTGATGGCTATGGCTTCACCACTGACCTGTTTGGGAGAGACCTCAGCTACTGTCTCTCAGGAATGTATGACCACAGATACGGAGACAGCGAGTTCACAGTGCAGAGCACCACCGGCCACTGTGTCCACATGAGAGGGCTGCCCTACAAAGCAACGGAGAACGACATTTACAACTTCTTCTCTCCACTCAACCCTGTAAGAGTTCATATTGAGATTGGTCCTGATGGAAGAATGACGGGAGAAGCTGATGTTAAGTTTGCCACCCATGAAGAAGCAGTGGCAGCTATGTCGAAGGACAGGGCCAACATGCAGCACAGATACATAGAACTCTTCTTGAATTCAACAACAGGGGCTAGCAACGGGGCTTATAGCAGCCAGGTGATGCAGGGCATGGGAGTGTCAGCTGCCCAGGCCACTTATGGTGGCCTGGAGAGCCAGTCAGTGAGTGGCTGTTACGGGGCCGGCTACAGCGGTCAGAACAGCATGGGTGGATATGATTAGTGTTGTAGAAGCATTTTGAGTTATTTCAATCAAAAATTTCACAGGCAAACAATAAGCAGTCAAGAGCAGTTTATAACTCTAGAGGAAGCTGGGGGACCCACTTTTCACCATGAGTTTGTGAAAATCTGGATTAAAAAATTACCTCTTCAGTGTTTCTCATGCAAACTTTTCTTCTAGCATGTAATATTGAGTAAACTAAAACTATTTTCTTCCGCTTTTCTCAATAACATTTTTGGTAGTATACTTAAGAGTGATGTTATCTGAGTTAAGTAGTTTTAAGTATGTTGACTGGATCTTTAAGCACACCACAGTGAACACACTGGGGGACATGTACTTTTCTGGCAAACTCAAAGGTGCTAGATCCCTGATGCAAAGAGAAGCATTTCTCATGTTCATTctagtttatattttcatttaaatctttAGGTTAAgtttaagctttttaaaagttagttttgAGAATTGAGACACAATACTAATACTGTAGGAATTGGTGAGGCCTTGACTTAAAGCTTTCTTTGTACTGTGATTTCCTTTTGGGTGTATTTTGCTAAGTGAAACTTGTCAAATTTTTTGttaactaaatttttttcttaaaataaagactttttcaCAATGACTGGCACAGCTTATCTACTcagcgaaaaaaaaaaacaaaacttcagtgacagccaggcattggtggagcacacctttaatcccagctcttgggaggcagaagcaggtggatctctgagttagaggccagccttgtctaccgagcgagttccaggacagctagtactacacagagaaacggtgtctcgaaaaaccaaacaacaaaacaaaataaaaacttcagtgacaatgacagcacacacaggggtcagaaaagaaactcattgAGGACCAGTGGGTGGCTCCGGgggtagaggcacttgctgccaagtctggtgacctgagttcattccccaggacccatgtggtggagaGAGAGCACCAACTCCCACAGGTTGTTCTGTGAGCACCTGGTCTtagacgggcagtggtggcacacactttaagtCCAGCATCcaggggacagaagcaggaggatctgtgaatttgaggccagccttgtctacatagagaaaccctgtttcaaaaacgaaaatgaacaaacaaaagcaactggcttttatttcatatttggTTTTTTCAAACAGgggctctctgtgtagcccaagctgacctcagagCAGGCTTCCTGCCCcggcactgggattgcaggtgtgtgctacctACCATGCCTGCTGACTTTGATTGTTTAAGTTCTTCTTCAAGAGATGATCAATAAGACACATCCTAGCAAAACAGAAATAACGTGATCCACCTCTCCAAAAGCTGATGTTACTTAGAAACCGAGGTATTTGCCAAGTAATGAAGTTTCCCCAAAATCTGGcaagcagaaaaaggagagagaaacttCCAGCCTTCCTTCTCAGTCAGAGGCCATGGCAGGACTAGAGGCCCCCGTTCTGCCAGAGGTTCACCAGGACTGACCGAACCCTGAGTGTGTTGAGATCATCACCAGCAGCACCAAGAGAATCTAGAATTTTCTCAACTCTTTCGGTATGCTTCCAACGTCTCCTTGTTCAAGACTCACAGCCCTCACTAAATGAGAAATTGACAGCCCTTGAACGGAGAGGACAGTGTACCGACACAAGGGTGCAAAGGGTGAGGCTCTCATCAAGAGCTGTGCCACACACACTACTGCTGGGGAGTCGCTGTACAGAACACTGGCAATGTGGGAAAGGCCCCGCAGCCTTCTGCATCCCTTCCCTTATGGAGAAAcagggctttgtttgtttttttgttttttttttgaagacaggatttctctgtagttttggagcctgtcccggaactagctcttgtagaccaagctggccttgaactcacagagatctacctgcctctgcctcctgagtgctgggattaaaggtgtgcgccaccatcgcccagctcttgtttttctttttcaaaagtggCCTTTGGGGTCTTCCATGTGCACCTGGGATGTGATGTGGCATGGGGAAGAAGTCCAGGGCAACCTTTTGGAAACAGCTTTAGGCATCGCCACTTCTCAGAAACATTGTTTGGAACTACTTGTCAATGTGACCCGTGGCCATCATACATGGTACACCCAGTAAACCATCCTAGGTGTGAGCTGTAATCGAGCtgttgaaaacattttcagtGTCCATCCATCACAGACAGTGTGCATCTACTTACTCCATAAGGGGACACACATTAAACAactatttaaaaaaggaaatttgggGACAAGGCAGCAGAGGATGAGAatgaaaattaaagtataatgACACACAAGTATGAAAATGACATAAACTCATCACTTTGTATGCTaactcaaaattt
Above is a window of Microtus ochrogaster isolate Prairie Vole_2 unplaced genomic scaffold, MicOch1.0 UNK6, whole genome shotgun sequence DNA encoding:
- the LOC101988491 gene encoding heterogeneous nuclear ribonucleoprotein F-like, yielding MGHRYIEVFKSHRTEMDWVLKHSGPDSADSANDGFVRLRGLPFGCTKEEIVQFFSGLEIVPNGITLPVDPEGKITGEAFVQFASQELAEKALGKHKERIGHRYIEVFKSSQEEVRSYSDPPLKFMSVQRPGPYDRPGTAQRYIGIVKQAGLDRMRSGAYSADYGGYEEYSGLSDGYGFTTDLFGRDLSYCLSGMYDHRYGDSEFTVQSTTGHCVHMRGLPYKATENDIYNFFSPLNPVRVHIEIGPDGRMTGEADVKFATHEEAVAAMSKDRANMQHRYIELFLNSTTGASNGAYSSQVMQGMGVSAAQATYGGLESQSVSGCYGAGYSGQNSMGGYD